Proteins encoded together in one Gemmatimonadota bacterium DH-78 window:
- the uvrA gene encoding excinuclease ABC subunit UvrA codes for MQHDTLIVRGAREHNLRDIDVHLPRERLVVITGLSGSGKSSLAFDTIYAEGQRRYVESLSAYARQFLGLMEKPDVDAIEGLSPAISIEQKTVGRNPRSTVGTVTEVYDYLRLLWARVGIPHCPTCGDPVMRQSSTQMVDRLLEFDAGTRIEVLAPLVRGRKGEFRDLFEKMRKEGFVRAQVDGETIDLADPPALNRYENHDIAVVVDRLVIDPDDRSRLADSVETALKSAEGIVEVVEHRRRADNVVHTFSEQYACTTCGTSMTELEPRQFSFNSPYGACPDCDGLGTRKEVNPHLLLGDHSLTIPEGVVLPWGAPGGHLARSVLPGLAEAYEFDLDTPWAELDDVVREAILGGSGAMKIRFPYTSGSGKMKGHYEDAWEGVVANVQRRYAETQSANVRDQLEDYMSTLPCPSCGGSRLRAESRSVTVGGRSLGDLTDLPIGEALEFVGGLRAGSPDLPEEIAGPILKEVRERLGFLADVGLGYLSLGRAAGTLSGGEAQRIRLATQIGSRLVGVLYILDEPSIGLHQRDNDRLLGTLRALRDLGNTVVVVEHDEDTIRAADWVVDLGPGAGRHGGEVVAEGELQAVLDAERSLTGAYLRGERRIEVPDQRRSTDPERVLRVRDARGNNLRGLDVSFPLGTFVAVTGVSGSGKSTLVNETLYAALARHFYRARSAPAPHAGLDGLDRIDKVIEVDQSPIGRTPRSNPATYTGLFTPIRDLFASLPESQMRGYAPGRFSFNVKGGRCEACTGDGLVKIEMHFLPDVYVPCDVCNGKRYNRETLDVRYKGRTIADVLDMTVEEALEFFEPVPRIREKLQTLHDVGLDYIHLGQSATTLSGGEAQRVKLATELSKRQTGNTMYILDEPTTGLHFEDVRVLLEVLHRLVDLGNTVVVIEHNLEVVKTADWIIDLGPEGGAAGGRIVGEGTPEQLMEVEESYTGRYLRPLLEQTVGR; via the coding sequence GCTACGTGGAGTCGCTCTCCGCCTATGCCCGTCAGTTCCTCGGGTTGATGGAGAAACCCGACGTCGACGCCATCGAGGGGTTGTCTCCGGCGATCTCCATCGAGCAGAAGACGGTGGGGCGCAACCCGCGGTCCACCGTCGGCACGGTCACGGAGGTCTACGACTACCTCCGCCTCCTCTGGGCGCGTGTGGGGATCCCGCACTGTCCCACCTGCGGGGATCCGGTCATGCGGCAGTCCTCGACGCAGATGGTCGACCGGCTGCTCGAGTTCGACGCCGGCACGCGCATCGAGGTGCTCGCTCCGCTGGTGCGCGGACGGAAGGGGGAGTTCCGCGACCTCTTCGAGAAGATGCGGAAGGAGGGGTTCGTCCGCGCGCAGGTCGACGGCGAGACCATCGATCTGGCCGATCCGCCGGCGCTGAATCGCTACGAGAACCACGACATCGCCGTGGTGGTCGACCGGCTGGTCATCGACCCCGACGACCGCTCGCGGCTCGCCGATTCGGTCGAGACCGCCCTCAAGTCGGCCGAGGGCATCGTGGAGGTGGTCGAGCATCGCAGGCGGGCCGACAACGTGGTGCACACCTTCAGCGAGCAGTACGCCTGCACCACCTGCGGCACCTCGATGACCGAGCTCGAACCTCGGCAGTTCTCCTTCAATTCGCCCTACGGGGCCTGTCCGGACTGCGACGGGTTGGGCACGCGGAAGGAGGTGAATCCGCACCTGCTCCTCGGCGATCACTCGCTGACGATTCCCGAGGGAGTCGTGCTGCCGTGGGGGGCTCCGGGAGGACACCTCGCCCGGTCGGTGCTGCCCGGACTCGCCGAGGCCTACGAGTTCGACCTCGACACCCCCTGGGCCGAACTCGACGACGTCGTGCGCGAGGCCATTCTCGGTGGGTCGGGTGCGATGAAGATCCGCTTCCCGTACACCTCCGGGTCGGGGAAGATGAAGGGGCACTACGAGGACGCCTGGGAGGGCGTCGTGGCGAATGTGCAGCGGCGCTACGCCGAGACGCAGTCGGCCAACGTGCGCGACCAGCTCGAGGACTACATGTCGACGCTGCCCTGCCCGAGCTGCGGGGGATCGCGACTCCGCGCCGAGTCGCGATCCGTCACGGTCGGGGGGCGCTCGCTCGGCGACCTCACCGACCTGCCGATCGGCGAGGCCCTCGAGTTCGTGGGCGGGCTCCGGGCCGGTTCTCCCGATCTGCCCGAGGAGATCGCGGGACCCATTCTGAAAGAGGTGCGCGAGCGCCTCGGCTTCCTCGCCGACGTCGGCCTCGGGTACCTCTCGCTCGGGCGGGCCGCCGGCACGCTGTCGGGGGGAGAGGCGCAGCGCATCCGGCTGGCCACCCAGATCGGCAGCCGGCTGGTGGGCGTGCTCTACATCCTCGACGAGCCTTCGATCGGCCTGCACCAGCGCGACAACGATCGGTTGCTCGGCACGCTGCGGGCCCTCCGCGACCTCGGCAACACCGTGGTGGTCGTCGAACACGACGAAGACACGATTCGAGCGGCCGACTGGGTGGTCGACCTCGGGCCGGGGGCGGGTCGACACGGGGGCGAGGTGGTGGCGGAGGGGGAGCTGCAGGCGGTGCTCGACGCCGAGCGCTCGCTCACGGGGGCCTACCTCCGCGGGGAGCGGCGCATCGAGGTGCCCGATCAGCGGCGGTCGACCGATCCGGAGCGGGTGCTGAGGGTGCGCGATGCCCGGGGCAACAACCTGCGGGGGCTCGACGTCTCGTTTCCGCTCGGCACCTTCGTCGCGGTCACCGGAGTGAGCGGGTCGGGCAAGTCGACCCTGGTGAACGAGACGCTCTACGCGGCGCTGGCCCGGCACTTCTACCGGGCTCGGTCGGCGCCGGCCCCGCACGCCGGACTCGACGGGCTCGATCGCATCGACAAGGTGATCGAGGTCGACCAGTCGCCGATCGGGCGCACGCCGCGATCCAACCCCGCCACCTATACGGGGCTGTTCACCCCCATCCGCGACCTCTTCGCCTCCCTTCCGGAGTCGCAGATGCGCGGGTACGCGCCGGGGCGATTCTCCTTCAACGTGAAGGGCGGGCGCTGCGAGGCCTGCACGGGCGACGGGCTGGTGAAGATCGAGATGCACTTCCTGCCCGACGTCTATGTGCCCTGCGACGTCTGCAACGGCAAGCGCTACAACCGCGAGACGCTCGACGTTCGCTACAAGGGGCGCACGATCGCCGACGTGCTCGACATGACGGTCGAAGAGGCGCTCGAGTTCTTCGAGCCGGTGCCGCGCATCCGGGAGAAGCTGCAGACGCTGCACGACGTGGGGCTCGACTACATCCACCTGGGCCAGTCGGCCACGACGCTGTCGGGTGGAGAGGCGCAGCGGGTGAAGCTGGCCACGGAGCTGTCGAAGCGGCAGACGGGCAACACGATGTACATTCTCGACGAGCCCACGACCGGGCTCCATTTCGAGGACGTGCGGGTGCTGCTCGAGGTTCTGCACCGTCTGGTCGACCTCGGCAACACCGTCGTGGTGATCGAGCACAACCTCGAAGTGGTGAAGACGGCCGACTGGATCATCGACCTCGGGCCTGAAGGGGGAGCGGCCGGCGGCCGTATCGTCGGAGAGGGCACGCCGGAGCAGCTCATGGAGGTGGAGGAGTCGTACACCGGCCGCTATCTGCGACCCCTGCTCGAGCAGACCGTCGGGCGGTGA
- a CDS encoding YbjN domain-containing protein, with protein MVTREDLESFLIRLDVEYQELDEGMFLVRTRNGGYPLVMSYAPPLLLLRMKVMDLPDGSGNEALYRTLLELNASDVVHGAYGIEDGELIISDTLELETLDFVEIQASVESIHLAASGHMERIRDLAGVAGTEEG; from the coding sequence ATGGTCACCCGAGAGGACCTCGAAAGCTTCCTCATCCGGCTGGATGTGGAGTATCAGGAGCTCGACGAGGGCATGTTTCTCGTCCGGACCCGGAATGGCGGGTATCCGCTGGTGATGAGCTATGCCCCGCCTCTGCTGCTGCTCCGCATGAAGGTCATGGACCTGCCCGACGGTTCGGGGAACGAAGCGCTGTATCGAACACTATTGGAGTTGAACGCGAGCGACGTGGTGCACGGCGCCTACGGGATCGAGGACGGCGAGTTGATCATCAGCGACACCCTGGAACTCGAGACTCTGGACTTCGTGGAGATCCAGGCGTCGGTGGAGAGCATCCATCTCGCCGCCTCGGGCCACATGGAGCGGATCCGGGATCTCGCGGGCGTCGCCGGGACGGAGGAGGGCTGA
- a CDS encoding PspA/IM30 family protein gives MGIFSKFSTLLKSNINDLISRAENPEKMLNQIILDMRDQLAKAKREVAAAIADERKLRSQLDEEVKQTRDWERRAMLAVKEGRDDLAKQALMRQQEHAQRVQMLEQTWRAQADETEKLKGSLRQLNDKIEEAKRKRNLLIAKQKRAQAQRRIHETMSGLSDTSAFEAFNRMAEKIEESERKSLAAAEVDEALGSDTLETEFTRLEAGGGDSTMDDKLLALKQEMGLLPGSEKPKALGAGEDDDAAEAGDAEVQEAEVEPVEDDRDDGGIAEAELLEQFKNLENRNAGA, from the coding sequence ATGGGCATTTTCTCGAAGTTTTCCACACTCCTCAAGTCCAACATCAATGATCTGATCTCCCGGGCCGAGAACCCGGAGAAGATGCTGAACCAGATCATTCTGGACATGCGCGACCAGCTCGCGAAGGCGAAGCGGGAGGTGGCCGCCGCGATCGCCGACGAGCGGAAGTTGCGCAGCCAGCTCGACGAAGAGGTCAAGCAGACCCGCGACTGGGAACGGCGGGCGATGCTCGCCGTGAAGGAGGGGCGCGACGACCTGGCGAAGCAGGCGCTCATGCGGCAGCAGGAGCACGCCCAGCGGGTGCAGATGCTCGAGCAGACCTGGCGCGCGCAGGCCGACGAGACCGAGAAGCTCAAGGGCTCGCTGCGCCAGCTGAACGACAAGATCGAGGAGGCCAAGCGGAAGCGGAATCTCCTGATCGCCAAGCAGAAGCGGGCGCAGGCGCAGCGTCGGATCCACGAGACCATGTCCGGGCTCTCCGACACCTCCGCCTTCGAGGCCTTCAACCGCATGGCGGAGAAGATCGAGGAGTCGGAGCGGAAGAGCCTCGCCGCCGCCGAAGTCGACGAGGCCCTCGGCAGCGACACCCTCGAGACCGAGTTCACCCGCCTCGAGGCCGGTGGGGGCGACTCCACCATGGACGACAAGCTGCTCGCCCTGAAGCAGGAAATGGGGCTGCTCCCCGGGTCGGAGAAGCCCAAGGCGCTCGGCGCCGGAGAAGACGACGACGCGGCCGAAGCCGGTGACGCCGAGGTGCAGGAGGCCGAGGTCGAGCCGGTCGAGGACGACCGCGACGATGGAGGCATCGCCGAGGCGGAGCTGCTCGAACAGTTCAAGAATCTCGAGAACCGCAACGCCGGAGCCTGA
- a CDS encoding aminotransferase class IV — translation MSIVYLNGDWIDASEARISVEDRGFLLSDGVYEVTPAYRGRFFLFDRHLERLRSGLATLRIEMELDGLAEIHDRLLADNELADDEVSYVYLQVTRGVAPRTHAFPKMPVPPTVYAFARPYRRPDRTVWEQGFEAVTVPDRRWARVDVKTIALLPNVLAQQAAVDAGVSDAILVRDGIALEGAHNNFFAVFGRTVVTHPRSNVILPGITREYVIRMARELGFEVDERPIQVEELARANEAFFTGTTTEVRPTVRIDGRPVGSGAVGPVARRLFDAFLERVERHAAGE, via the coding sequence ATGAGCATCGTCTACCTGAACGGCGACTGGATCGACGCCTCTGAAGCGCGCATCTCGGTGGAGGACCGCGGATTCCTGCTGTCCGACGGGGTGTACGAGGTGACGCCGGCCTATCGCGGGCGCTTCTTCCTCTTCGACCGACACCTCGAGCGACTCCGGTCGGGTCTGGCCACGCTTCGGATCGAGATGGAGCTCGATGGACTGGCCGAGATCCACGATCGGCTGCTCGCCGACAACGAGCTGGCCGACGACGAGGTGTCGTACGTCTACCTGCAGGTCACGCGTGGGGTGGCGCCTCGGACCCATGCCTTTCCGAAGATGCCGGTGCCGCCGACGGTGTACGCCTTCGCCCGTCCGTACCGCCGACCGGACCGAACCGTGTGGGAGCAGGGCTTCGAGGCGGTCACGGTGCCGGATCGGCGCTGGGCCCGCGTCGATGTGAAGACGATCGCACTGCTCCCCAACGTGCTCGCGCAGCAGGCGGCGGTCGATGCGGGGGTGTCGGACGCGATCCTGGTGCGCGACGGGATCGCCCTGGAGGGCGCCCACAACAACTTCTTCGCGGTGTTCGGACGCACCGTCGTCACGCATCCGCGGAGTAACGTGATCCTCCCGGGAATCACCCGCGAGTACGTGATCCGGATGGCCCGCGAGCTCGGCTTCGAGGTGGACGAGCGCCCCATCCAGGTGGAAGAGCTGGCGCGAGCGAACGAAGCGTTCTTCACGGGCACCACAACCGAGGTGCGGCCGACGGTCCGGATCGACGGCCGGCCGGTGGGATCGGGCGCGGTCGGCCCCGTCGCCCGCCGTCTGTTCGACGCCTTCCTCGAGCGGGTGGAACGGCACGCCGCCGGAGAATGA
- a CDS encoding Ig-like domain-containing protein: MRLFLRTVPAALASVLVFAACDDDPSGPVVGLPATLAPVSVTTAKNTPIEATVRVSSIDERNLDYEVLSGPANGTVDLFEESTGVRVRYTPATGFSGQDQVTYRVDDGVSTVDGEVNITVTNAVPSAEAVTLRRPATEPVTFTLSGTDPDGDALTFEVVSGPTGGSLTGIGGSAIVGGPQAQAGAGTSIEVTYTPDTGVLADDSFTYRVSDGTDASPAVTVNLTANRLPEVMVEGGMPVTVRRNADTRIEFVVDDEDNDDVTPTIGAAPMHGVVEGLEPWADGWRLLYTPDAGYVGDDSFTLLLEDGFDTVAFEVTVTVVNDGPLAFNVSTIGFVGTDVVVTLTGADSDGDPLTFEIVSGPAIGTLGTPVSISPTTAEVTYTPGAAPQGTQTFTFRATDGVAFSGTATATVILQSGAPIAQPTNASVQENGSVAITLTGIDQQGDSLAFAIASGPSNGTLGPITPLGLYTAQVTYTPNPGYEGADLFTFTVADDSLTSTAATVGISVTPLPDSPPVVVGAPVEAFTTHRNVPLQVAAVRSESPALFLTGTLLDNFIDLDGDGLTASLVPGTVTAGATVVVNANGTFTYTSPPGRTADDTFDYTVTDGITPITRTVTISFDDPIWFVDDSFGGVSDGSVDAPFTTLAAAAGAAAAGEIIFVHPGNTGVTPLAGGFTFAAGQQLVGEPAGLTTALGPIAPPSAAARPVLTNGAGAGVTLATGAVLRGIDIDAPTGAGIAAAAVAGATIEAVDVTDPGTVGIDLDAPTGTWSFTGVSVSGAPDAAFDVDGGSAAITAGVTVTNTAGRSIEVSTITGGSVTLSGAIADTGAGILVEDATGGTVTFSNASKVLTTGANPAVTLTDNTGATIAFTGGGLQITTTAADAFVATGGGTVTVEGTGNIVDAAGGAQSVHVLATTIGGAGMTFQSISSDGATNGILVNGAGAGTFTVTGVGTTDGSGGTIANTTGDGAVFTATGAVSLANMVIGDGTATVADVPDAADFIGDAGVRAGTLTGGAGLTLTNVLISRTDGHGVAATGLAALTVSDSEILNVDRRAFDFTADGLTGPASITNTVIDGFVEGGVVLERTTGSASITLSAVTIADSQDGNAAASGASGLEVALSGTGTALLEVTGASVFNRLDGAAVTVSSVGAGEFDLTVTGAMIDDVNTTGGAINIDSDGSGASRAAVTGGTITNLSAGSGIIGWQRGTSTIHALVDGLTVGDGGAGSGAASGEVGVGLIHVGTGTSFLEVRNSTFDNTGAGGIFMAASESGGAADIDSHVILTDNTVATPEDSPAGGILIQSEDDHTICTDITGNVSSGSGGAEGIQAQQTGASVFQFVDGGAPTTFDAFLVANNGPSTAGTAGAFAQVGASCVSPTAPITP, from the coding sequence ATGCGTCTGTTCCTCCGTACCGTTCCTGCCGCCCTCGCTTCGGTACTGGTCTTCGCCGCCTGTGACGACGACCCGTCGGGTCCGGTCGTCGGGCTCCCGGCAACGCTCGCACCGGTGTCCGTGACCACGGCGAAGAACACCCCGATCGAAGCGACGGTGCGCGTGTCGTCGATCGACGAGCGCAACCTCGACTACGAGGTGCTTTCGGGGCCGGCGAACGGCACGGTCGACCTGTTCGAGGAGAGCACCGGGGTGCGGGTCCGCTACACCCCCGCAACCGGCTTCTCCGGCCAGGATCAGGTCACCTACCGGGTGGACGACGGGGTGTCGACGGTCGATGGAGAGGTGAACATCACCGTGACGAACGCGGTGCCGTCCGCGGAGGCCGTCACGCTGCGGCGCCCCGCCACGGAGCCCGTCACCTTCACCCTCTCGGGTACGGACCCCGACGGTGACGCGCTGACCTTCGAGGTGGTGAGCGGTCCGACCGGAGGCTCGCTCACCGGGATCGGGGGCTCGGCCATCGTCGGTGGACCCCAGGCGCAGGCCGGGGCCGGCACCTCGATCGAGGTGACGTACACGCCCGACACGGGTGTCCTGGCCGACGACTCCTTCACCTATCGCGTGTCGGACGGGACCGACGCCTCGCCCGCGGTGACGGTCAACCTGACCGCGAATCGCCTCCCCGAGGTGATGGTCGAGGGCGGGATGCCGGTCACGGTGCGGCGCAACGCCGACACCCGGATCGAGTTCGTGGTGGACGACGAGGACAACGACGATGTCACGCCCACGATCGGCGCCGCCCCGATGCACGGCGTGGTCGAGGGGCTCGAGCCGTGGGCCGACGGTTGGCGCCTGCTGTACACCCCCGACGCGGGGTATGTCGGCGACGATTCCTTCACCCTGCTGCTGGAGGACGGCTTCGACACCGTGGCCTTCGAGGTCACGGTCACGGTCGTCAACGACGGCCCGCTGGCCTTCAACGTCTCGACCATCGGCTTCGTCGGTACCGACGTGGTCGTCACCCTCACGGGTGCGGACAGCGACGGTGACCCCCTCACCTTCGAGATCGTGAGCGGACCGGCGATCGGCACCCTCGGGACCCCGGTGTCGATCAGCCCCACCACGGCCGAGGTGACCTACACCCCCGGCGCCGCCCCTCAGGGCACGCAGACCTTCACCTTCCGCGCCACGGACGGCGTGGCCTTCAGCGGCACGGCCACCGCGACCGTCATCCTGCAGAGCGGTGCGCCGATCGCGCAGCCGACCAACGCCTCGGTGCAGGAGAACGGCTCGGTTGCCATCACCCTCACCGGGATCGATCAGCAGGGCGACTCGCTCGCCTTCGCGATCGCCAGCGGCCCGTCGAACGGTACGCTCGGGCCGATCACGCCCCTGGGCCTCTACACGGCACAGGTGACGTACACGCCCAACCCGGGATACGAGGGGGCCGACCTCTTCACCTTCACCGTGGCGGACGACTCGTTGACGTCGACGGCCGCCACGGTCGGCATCTCGGTCACGCCGCTGCCCGACAGCCCGCCGGTGGTCGTGGGCGCCCCCGTGGAGGCGTTCACCACGCATCGGAACGTGCCGCTCCAGGTGGCTGCGGTGCGTTCGGAGAGCCCGGCGCTGTTCCTGACCGGCACCCTGCTCGACAACTTCATCGACCTCGACGGCGACGGGCTCACCGCGTCGCTGGTGCCGGGAACGGTCACCGCGGGTGCAACGGTGGTGGTGAATGCCAACGGCACCTTCACCTACACCTCGCCCCCCGGGCGAACCGCGGACGACACCTTCGACTACACGGTCACCGACGGGATCACCCCGATCACCCGCACGGTCACGATCTCCTTCGACGATCCGATCTGGTTCGTGGACGACAGCTTCGGCGGAGTGTCGGACGGTTCGGTCGACGCGCCGTTCACCACGCTGGCGGCGGCGGCCGGTGCGGCCGCGGCGGGTGAGATCATCTTCGTCCACCCGGGCAACACCGGGGTAACGCCGCTCGCGGGCGGCTTCACCTTCGCGGCCGGACAGCAGCTGGTCGGAGAGCCGGCAGGCCTCACGACCGCTCTGGGTCCGATCGCCCCGCCGTCCGCAGCGGCGCGGCCGGTGTTGACGAACGGTGCCGGCGCCGGCGTGACCCTCGCGACCGGGGCGGTGCTTCGCGGCATCGACATCGACGCGCCCACCGGAGCCGGCATCGCCGCGGCGGCCGTGGCCGGCGCCACGATCGAGGCCGTCGACGTCACCGATCCGGGCACCGTCGGAATCGACCTCGATGCCCCGACCGGAACCTGGAGCTTCACCGGAGTGAGCGTGTCGGGCGCTCCCGATGCCGCCTTCGACGTCGACGGCGGTTCGGCGGCGATCACCGCCGGAGTGACCGTCACCAACACGGCGGGCCGCTCGATCGAGGTGTCCACGATCACCGGCGGAAGCGTCACGCTGAGCGGGGCGATCGCCGACACCGGCGCCGGGATCCTCGTGGAGGACGCCACCGGCGGCACCGTCACCTTCTCCAACGCGTCGAAGGTGCTGACGACCGGGGCCAACCCGGCGGTCACCCTCACCGACAACACCGGGGCCACCATCGCCTTCACCGGCGGTGGGCTGCAGATCACCACCACGGCGGCCGACGCCTTCGTCGCCACCGGCGGCGGAACGGTCACCGTGGAGGGCACGGGCAACATCGTCGACGCCGCGGGCGGCGCCCAGAGCGTCCACGTGCTCGCCACCACGATCGGCGGAGCGGGGATGACCTTCCAGTCGATCTCCTCCGACGGTGCCACCAACGGGATTCTCGTGAACGGCGCCGGCGCCGGTACCTTCACCGTCACGGGCGTGGGGACCACGGATGGCTCGGGTGGAACCATCGCCAACACGACGGGCGACGGGGCGGTGTTCACCGCCACGGGCGCGGTGTCGCTCGCCAACATGGTGATCGGTGACGGGACCGCCACGGTGGCCGACGTTCCCGACGCCGCCGACTTCATCGGCGACGCCGGGGTGCGGGCCGGCACGCTTACCGGAGGGGCGGGCCTCACGCTCACGAACGTGCTGATCTCGCGCACCGACGGGCACGGAGTGGCCGCGACCGGCCTCGCCGCACTCACGGTGAGCGACTCCGAGATCCTCAACGTGGATCGCCGCGCCTTCGACTTCACCGCCGACGGCCTCACCGGGCCGGCCTCGATCACCAACACCGTGATCGACGGCTTCGTCGAGGGCGGCGTGGTGCTGGAGCGGACCACGGGCAGTGCGTCGATCACCCTGTCGGCCGTCACCATCGCCGACAGTCAGGACGGCAACGCCGCGGCCAGCGGTGCGAGCGGCCTGGAAGTGGCGCTGAGCGGCACGGGCACCGCGCTGCTCGAGGTGACCGGAGCCAGCGTGTTCAATCGCCTCGACGGCGCGGCCGTCACGGTGAGCTCGGTCGGCGCGGGTGAGTTCGATCTCACGGTCACCGGTGCGATGATCGACGACGTCAACACGACGGGCGGAGCCATCAACATCGACTCCGACGGTTCGGGAGCGAGCCGGGCGGCGGTCACCGGCGGCACCATCACCAACCTGTCGGCCGGCTCGGGCATCATCGGCTGGCAGCGGGGCACCTCCACCATCCACGCGCTGGTCGACGGCCTCACGGTCGGAGACGGCGGAGCGGGCTCGGGGGCGGCGTCGGGCGAGGTGGGTGTGGGGCTCATCCACGTCGGGACCGGGACGAGCTTCCTGGAGGTGCGCAACAGCACCTTCGACAACACCGGGGCCGGCGGCATCTTCATGGCCGCCTCGGAGTCGGGGGGCGCCGCCGACATCGACTCGCACGTGATCCTCACCGACAACACGGTGGCGACGCCGGAGGACAGCCCCGCCGGGGGAATCCTGATTCAGTCGGAAGACGACCACACCATCTGTACCGACATCACCGGCAACGTCTCCAGTGGGTCGGGCGGGGCCGAGGGGATTCAGGCGCAGCAGACGGGTGCGTCGGTCTTCCAGTTCGTGGATGGAGGAGCCCCCACCACCTTCGACGCCTTCCTGGTGGCCAACAACGGGCCCTCCACGGCGGGCACCGCGGGCGCCTTCGCCCAGGTGGGCGCGAGCTGCGTGTCGCCCACGGCGCCGATCACGCCCTGA
- a CDS encoding DUF1343 domain-containing protein produces the protein MMQLRARQSRTLGLAAATMTALALGCGAAEGPGATPAGEGAVDGSAAGAVGDGDRVLPGVDVLFRDSLHLVRGLRVGLITNPTGVDASGRSTIDRLHEHPEVELTALFAPEHGLRAAAGEGQHIEDSTDPATGLPVISLYSGSKRAPTADDLAAIDVLLFDMQDIGARYYTYVYTMALSMEAAGAAGVPFVVLDRPNPIGSAVQGNVLDPDWATFVGLYPVPMRHGLTAGELARLFRAEFGVEADLSVVPVDGWTGSRVFEDSGLPWIPPSPNIPDLASARHYPGTCLFEGTNLSVGRGTSHPFQQVGAPWIDGEALAARLTARAIEGVRFEAVRFTPVAPTDGKWADTLVQGVRLVETDPGRYDPTRAAVAVLVEAYRMAGTEWAWNAAHFDRLAGTDALRLGIERGAEVADLTAAWAPARDDFERRAEPHRIYPR, from the coding sequence ATGATGCAGCTCCGGGCCCGACAATCCCGCACTCTCGGCCTCGCGGCCGCCACGATGACGGCGCTGGCGCTGGGGTGCGGGGCGGCCGAAGGGCCGGGCGCGACCCCGGCGGGGGAAGGCGCCGTGGACGGATCGGCGGCAGGGGCGGTCGGCGACGGCGATCGGGTGCTGCCGGGTGTCGACGTGCTGTTTCGCGACTCGCTGCACCTGGTGCGGGGACTCCGCGTCGGCCTCATCACCAATCCGACGGGAGTGGACGCCTCGGGTCGCAGTACGATCGACCGGCTGCACGAGCACCCGGAGGTGGAGCTGACGGCCCTCTTCGCGCCGGAACACGGGCTGCGCGCCGCTGCGGGCGAGGGACAGCACATCGAGGACTCCACCGACCCCGCGACGGGGCTGCCGGTGATCTCGCTCTACAGCGGATCGAAGCGCGCGCCCACCGCGGACGACCTGGCGGCGATCGACGTCCTGCTCTTCGACATGCAGGACATCGGCGCCCGCTACTACACCTACGTGTACACGATGGCGCTGTCGATGGAGGCCGCCGGCGCCGCCGGCGTCCCCTTCGTGGTGCTCGATCGTCCCAACCCGATCGGAAGCGCCGTGCAGGGCAACGTGCTCGATCCGGACTGGGCCACCTTCGTGGGACTGTACCCGGTGCCGATGCGGCACGGGCTGACCGCGGGCGAGCTCGCGCGCCTCTTCCGGGCCGAGTTCGGCGTCGAGGCCGACCTGTCGGTGGTGCCGGTGGACGGCTGGACCGGATCGCGGGTGTTCGAAGACTCCGGTCTGCCCTGGATCCCGCCGTCGCCCAACATTCCCGACCTGGCGAGCGCGCGGCACTACCCGGGAACCTGCCTGTTCGAGGGCACCAACCTCTCCGTGGGGCGCGGCACCTCGCACCCGTTCCAGCAGGTGGGCGCGCCCTGGATCGACGGCGAGGCGCTGGCCGCGCGGCTCACGGCGCGCGCGATCGAGGGGGTGCGGTTCGAGGCGGTCCGGTTCACGCCCGTCGCACCGACCGACGGCAAGTGGGCGGACACCCTCGTACAGGGAGTGCGACTGGTGGAGACCGACCCCGGTCGCTACGACCCCACGCGGGCCGCCGTCGCGGTGCTGGTGGAGGCCTACCGGATGGCCGGGACAGAGTGGGCATGGAACGCGGCCCACTTCGACCGACTGGCCGGCACCGACGCGCTGCGGCTCGGCATCGAGAGGGGAGCCGAGGTGGCCGACCTCACGGCCGCGTGGGCACCCGCGAGGGACGACTTCGAGCGGCGTGCGGAGCCCCACCGGATCTATCCGCGCTGA